TTTGAGAGCCTTTTCAGACCAAGCACCCGTCAGGATATAGTTACCGACTTTGCCTTCGCCGAGGAAGTTCAGCGGCATCATAGCGAACTGCGTGCTGGCACCACCCTGAAGGAACAGTACCTGATAGTCGTCGCCAAGACCGAGAAGCTCTTTCATCGTAGCTTCAGCCTGATTGTTCACTTCGTCATAAGACGGAGAGCGATGGCTGATCTCAAGGATAGACATACCCGTGTTATCGAAATTCAAAAATTCATCTTGTGCTTGTTTGAGTACTTCGAGCGGAAGCGTTGCAGGGCCCGCGTTGAAGTTGTAAATACGGTTCATGGTGAAAACCTCCCCGAAATAAAGTGCTTTTTCTTTTAATTCTAACTCGATGCGAGATTTTGTCAAGGGCGAAATTGGCAGAAACTTTTTTAATTTCTGCACACAAAAAAACGTTGACAAGAGACAGATGTACGGCTATAATGGATATGTAATAACGCAAACAGACAACGCAATGAACGGGAAGCTGTGAAGCACGTGTCTATCAGAGAGCCGACGGTCGGTGTGAGTCGGCAGGCAGGCAAGCAGTTCCGCCCGCAAGCATTCGGTGATGAGCCGAACGGGTTTCGCCCGATACCGCGAACCGGAGGGACGCATATGCGTCTGAACTGGGTGGCACCGCAGGGATAGATATCTCGCCCCAAGATGAGGGGCGGGATTTTTTTATTATCGGGGTGCCGAGCGGAATCGAGCGTGTTGCTTTGCGTTGAGATATCCAATAGAGATAAGGAGAGATGACAACAATGAAAGTATTAGTATGTGACGGCGTATCGCCGAAAGGTATTGCGATCTTGGAACAGGATTTTGAGGTAGAAGCGCGCAAAAAGATCAGCGCAGAAGAGCTTCTTGCCGAAATTCCGAATTATGACGGTCTTATCGTTCGTTCTGCCAGCAAAGTAACGGCAGAAGTGATCGAAGCTGCGAAGAACCTCAAAGTTATCGGCCGTGCAGGTGTCGGCGTTGACAACATCGACGTAGAAGCGGCTACGAAAAAAGGTATCATCGTTCTCAATGCACCGGAAGGCAACACGATCGCGGCAACGGAACATTCGGTCGCTATGATGCTCGCTATGGCGCGCAACATTCCGCAGGCGCACCAGTCCCTCAAAGGTGACCGCGAATGGAGAAGAAGCGACTTCGTCGGTGTCGAGCTTCGCGGCAAAACGCTCGGCGTATTCGGCATGGGCCGTATCGGCAGCGGCGTAGCAAAACGCGCTCTCGCAATGGAAATGAACGTCATCGGTTATGACCCGTACCTCAACGAAGAACGTGCAAAACAGCTCGGTATCGAGATCGGTACGGTAGACGAAATTTATGAAAAAGCAGACTTCATCACGCTTCATATGCCGAAAACGCCGCAGACGAAAGGCATGATCGGCGCGGAAGCGATCGCAAAAATGAAAGACGGCGTTCGCATCGTCAACTGCGCACGCGGTGGTATCATCGACGAAGCGGCTCTTGCAGAAGCTCTCAAAAGCGGTAAAGTCGCAGGCGCGGCGATCGACGTATTCGACGGCGAACCTGTCAACATGGACAATCCGCTCCTCGACTGCGACAACATCGTCGTTACACCGCATCTCGGCGCATCGACGAAAGAAGCGCAGATCGGCGTAGCAGTAGACGTAGCTTACGGTGTCGTAGCGGCACTCAAAGGCGAACCTGTTATGACGGCAGTCAACATGGCACACGTTGCACCGCACGTGATGAAACAGATCCGTCCGTTCTTCAGCCTCGCTGAACGCATGGGCTGTACGGCAGTCAACCTCGCCGACGGCGCGATCAAGAGCGTCGAAGTCGAATACACGGGCGAACTTACGCAGTACGACACGAAAATGCTCACGACTGCGGCT
The sequence above is a segment of the Selenomonadales bacterium genome. Coding sequences within it:
- a CDS encoding phosphoglycerate dehydrogenase; translation: MKVLVCDGVSPKGIAILEQDFEVEARKKISAEELLAEIPNYDGLIVRSASKVTAEVIEAAKNLKVIGRAGVGVDNIDVEAATKKGIIVLNAPEGNTIAATEHSVAMMLAMARNIPQAHQSLKGDREWRRSDFVGVELRGKTLGVFGMGRIGSGVAKRALAMEMNVIGYDPYLNEERAKQLGIEIGTVDEIYEKADFITLHMPKTPQTKGMIGAEAIAKMKDGVRIVNCARGGIIDEAALAEALKSGKVAGAAIDVFDGEPVNMDNPLLDCDNIVVTPHLGASTKEAQIGVAVDVAYGVVAALKGEPVMTAVNMAHVAPHVMKQIRPFFSLAERMGCTAVNLADGAIKSVEVEYTGELTQYDTKMLTTAAIKGMLNPILNEDVNYVNAPGMAAQRNIKIKEVKLNETRAFANLITLKIVSEKGAHIIQGTLFGDEERLVSIDGQRVDVDPHARLLICPHINRPGVIGTVGTLLGGKGINISGMQVSKTEDQGTNIMVLTVD